Proteins encoded in a region of the Agromyces protaetiae genome:
- a CDS encoding HepT-like ribonuclease domain-containing protein, with amino-acid sequence MSRSDAELLSDALEHLATLHRHLERADLDDATVADAVSLRLASAIEALAATSDEVRARVSGGRWHVIWATRNRIAHGYAGIDHAIIRATVERDLPALEAALRREVQQALPDRPRS; translated from the coding sequence GTGAGCCGCAGCGACGCCGAGCTGCTCAGCGATGCGCTCGAGCACCTCGCCACCCTGCACCGCCACCTCGAACGCGCCGACCTCGACGACGCAACCGTCGCGGATGCCGTGAGCCTTCGGCTGGCCTCCGCGATCGAGGCGCTCGCTGCGACCTCTGATGAGGTACGAGCACGTGTCAGCGGCGGCCGGTGGCACGTCATCTGGGCGACTCGAAACCGCATCGCGCACGGCTACGCCGGCATCGACCACGCAATCATCCGGGCCACCGTCGAGCGCGACCTTCCGGCGCTCGAGGCCGCGCTTCGGCGAGAGGTCCAGCAAGCGCTGCCGGATCGACCGCGCAGCTGA
- a CDS encoding nucleotidyltransferase domain-containing protein, whose amino-acid sequence MHESPLEQVLREATQRADALHAESRRILVESARAGASAGLSQRQIAAAMGRSQPEVSRLLRFHGRSPLARSLERYRSAVLSRLARSGAHHVRVFGSVSRGEDGPTSDIDLLVDFSTPPSLFELAELEADLSDLIGAKVDVVAAHDLRANLAPRVLAEAVPL is encoded by the coding sequence ATGCACGAAAGCCCGCTCGAACAGGTGCTGCGGGAAGCCACGCAGCGCGCCGACGCGCTGCACGCGGAATCCCGCCGAATCCTGGTCGAGTCCGCTCGCGCCGGTGCGAGCGCCGGGCTCTCGCAACGTCAGATCGCCGCTGCGATGGGGCGCAGCCAGCCCGAGGTCTCGCGACTGCTCCGCTTCCATGGCCGTTCGCCTCTGGCTCGATCGCTCGAACGATATCGCTCTGCCGTGCTCAGCCGCCTCGCACGTTCGGGTGCGCACCATGTGCGCGTCTTCGGCAGCGTCAGCAGGGGTGAGGACGGACCCACGTCCGACATCGACCTGCTCGTCGATTTCAGCACCCCGCCGAGCCTGTTCGAGCTCGCCGAGCTCGAGGCCGACCTGAGCGACCTCATCGGCGCAAAGGTCGACGTCGTCGCCGCACACGATCTCCGAGCCAACCTCGCGCCACGCGTGCTCGCCGAAGCGGTTCCGCTGTGA
- a CDS encoding molybdopterin-dependent oxidoreductase yields MARPEVRRRRRFLGWAALAGVIGAAVFLAMAELVALVVAREGSPILAVGAFVIDIVPQPFKEFAIATFGEYDKIALLAGLGLGAFIAAAITGVLQFMKPPSGLVLLGVAGVASTAAIVTRAGATGLAWAPPVVGTIAGCLVLTLLVTRLRRWAAADPARMADPGRPAEPVESAGPVESAGLDRRGFFLVAAIAGASALVVGIGARAVNVATSSIEAVRNALRLPAARTTVPIPTGAELQVPGISPLFTPNADFYRVDTALTVPSVDPGTWRLVIDGMVDERVELDFDELVGMGLDEFVITLTCVSNEVGGGLVGNATWLGVPVRDVLSLARPQPGADMVLSRSVDGFTASTPLESLTDEGTDAILAVAMNGEPLPFEHGFPVRMVVPGLYGYVSATKWLTELKVTTFDADEAYWTPRGYSAKAPIKFSSRVDTPKSGRPVQAGTVPIAGVAWAQTVGIDRVEVSIDDGEWQPATLSTPINDDTWVQWVLEWDAEPGTHYVAVRAVNRAGETQIQERAPIAPDGSSGWQRTLITVT; encoded by the coding sequence ATGGCGCGACCGGAGGTCCGCCGGAGGCGGAGATTCCTGGGGTGGGCCGCTCTGGCCGGGGTGATCGGCGCGGCCGTGTTCCTCGCGATGGCGGAACTCGTCGCCCTCGTCGTCGCGCGTGAGGGCAGCCCGATCCTCGCGGTCGGTGCGTTCGTGATCGACATCGTGCCGCAGCCGTTCAAGGAGTTCGCGATCGCGACGTTCGGCGAGTACGACAAGATCGCGCTCCTCGCCGGGTTGGGACTCGGGGCGTTCATCGCCGCCGCGATCACGGGCGTGCTGCAGTTCATGAAGCCGCCGTCGGGGCTCGTGCTCCTCGGGGTCGCGGGCGTCGCCTCGACGGCCGCGATCGTGACGCGGGCGGGTGCGACGGGCCTGGCGTGGGCGCCGCCCGTCGTCGGGACGATCGCCGGATGCCTCGTGCTCACGCTCCTCGTCACGCGGCTCCGCCGCTGGGCCGCGGCCGACCCGGCCCGCATGGCCGACCCGGGCCGCCCGGCCGAACCCGTCGAATCCGCCGGCCCCGTCGAATCCGCCGGCCTGGACCGCCGCGGCTTCTTCCTCGTCGCCGCGATCGCCGGGGCATCCGCGCTCGTCGTCGGGATCGGCGCCCGCGCCGTCAATGTGGCGACCTCGTCGATCGAGGCGGTACGCAACGCCCTGCGGCTGCCGGCGGCCCGCACGACCGTGCCGATCCCCACCGGAGCCGAGCTGCAGGTGCCCGGCATCTCGCCACTGTTCACGCCCAACGCGGACTTCTACCGCGTCGACACCGCGCTGACCGTCCCGTCGGTCGATCCCGGCACGTGGCGGCTCGTGATCGACGGCATGGTCGACGAGCGGGTCGAACTCGACTTCGACGAGCTCGTCGGCATGGGACTCGACGAGTTCGTCATCACCCTGACCTGCGTCTCGAACGAGGTCGGCGGCGGCCTCGTGGGCAACGCGACGTGGCTCGGCGTGCCGGTCAGGGACGTGCTGAGCCTCGCCCGGCCGCAGCCGGGCGCCGACATGGTGCTGTCGCGCAGCGTCGACGGATTCACGGCGAGCACGCCGCTCGAATCGCTGACCGACGAGGGCACCGACGCCATCCTCGCGGTCGCGATGAACGGCGAGCCGCTGCCGTTCGAGCACGGCTTCCCCGTGCGGATGGTCGTCCCGGGTCTCTACGGGTACGTCTCGGCGACGAAGTGGCTGACCGAGTTGAAGGTGACCACCTTCGACGCCGACGAGGCGTACTGGACGCCGCGCGGCTACAGCGCGAAGGCGCCCATCAAGTTCTCCTCGCGCGTCGACACCCCGAAGAGCGGCCGACCCGTTCAGGCCGGAACCGTGCCGATCGCCGGGGTCGCGTGGGCGCAGACGGTCGGCATCGACCGCGTCGAGGTGAGCATCGACGACGGCGAGTGGCAACCGGCGACGCTGTCGACGCCGATCAACGACGACACCTGGGTGCAGTGGGTGCTCGAGTGGGATGCCGAGCCCGGCACCCACTACGTCGCGGTGCGCGCGGTGAACCGGGCCGGCGAGACGCAGATCCAGGAGCGGGCGCCGATCGCCCCCGACGGCTCATCCGGCTGGCAGCGCACGCTCATCACCGTCACCTGA
- a CDS encoding TMEM175 family protein, translating into MSDTKTPRSPYDRDSVEFARAFTFFDAVYAFALTLLIVNIDPPEASDWSDPWTWLASGLGWQLFGFLVSFVVIAVFWRTNHRLSSGFIAMTPGTITANVVALAFIVFIPFSTQGISDPETGDQPLAVAVYAVNIAAAVCAQSAIFLVARRDRVIADPLPRRADTIRLLDTATTPLIFLLSIVVAYTLGADWARITWGLLLVVGPISGRIADRAIARIVAEDAAARNR; encoded by the coding sequence GTGAGCGATACGAAGACGCCCCGTTCGCCCTACGACCGCGACAGCGTCGAGTTCGCGCGCGCGTTCACGTTCTTCGATGCGGTCTACGCGTTCGCGCTCACGCTGCTGATCGTGAACATCGATCCGCCCGAGGCATCCGACTGGAGCGACCCGTGGACGTGGCTCGCCAGCGGACTGGGCTGGCAACTGTTCGGCTTCCTCGTGAGCTTCGTCGTGATCGCGGTGTTCTGGCGGACCAATCACCGGCTGAGCTCGGGGTTCATCGCGATGACCCCCGGGACGATCACCGCCAACGTCGTCGCGCTCGCCTTCATCGTCTTCATCCCGTTCTCGACCCAGGGCATCAGTGACCCCGAGACGGGCGACCAGCCGCTCGCCGTCGCGGTCTACGCCGTGAACATCGCCGCGGCGGTCTGCGCGCAGTCCGCGATCTTCCTCGTCGCACGCCGCGACCGGGTGATCGCCGATCCGCTCCCCCGCCGCGCCGACACCATCCGCCTGCTCGACACCGCCACCACACCGCTCATCTTCCTGCTGTCCATCGTCGTCGCGTACACCTTGGGCGCGGACTGGGCACGGATCACCTGGGGGCTGCTGCTCGTCGTCGGCCCGATCAGCGGACGCATCGCCGATCGCGCGATCGCGCGCATCGTCGCCGAGGACGCGGCCGCCCGGAACCGGTAG
- a CDS encoding ATP-dependent DNA ligase translates to MDLPVMPPVAPMLSKSVKTIPDVGHIEPKWDGFRTIVFKDGDEVELGSRNERPMTRYFPELVESLRANLPDRCVVDGEIILVREGRLDFDALQQRIHPAASRVKLLAGETPASFVAFDLLALGDDDLTGHPFSERRRLLEQALAEASDPVFVTPATSDLDEAADWFTRFEGAGLDGVVAKPLDGTYQPDKRTMFKIKHERTADCVLAGFRWHKSGDVVGSLLLGLYGDDGRLHHVGVAASFPMAKRKALVDELEPLIATDLSSHPWGEWADQEAHASTRMPGAVSRWSAGKNLSFVPLRPERVLEVAYDHMEGDRFRHTAQFRRWRTDRDPETCTYEQLEQPTDVDLGAILPLGGR, encoded by the coding sequence ATGGACCTGCCGGTGATGCCCCCCGTCGCGCCGATGCTCTCGAAGTCGGTCAAGACGATCCCCGACGTGGGCCACATCGAGCCGAAATGGGACGGCTTCCGGACCATCGTGTTCAAGGACGGCGACGAGGTCGAGCTCGGCAGCCGCAACGAGCGTCCGATGACGAGGTACTTCCCCGAGCTCGTCGAGTCGTTGCGGGCGAACCTGCCGGATCGGTGCGTCGTCGACGGCGAGATCATCCTCGTCCGCGAGGGGCGTCTCGACTTCGACGCGCTGCAGCAGCGCATCCACCCGGCGGCGAGCCGGGTGAAGCTCCTCGCCGGCGAGACCCCCGCCTCCTTCGTCGCCTTCGACCTGCTCGCGCTCGGCGACGACGATCTGACAGGGCATCCCTTCTCCGAACGGCGGCGCCTCCTCGAGCAGGCGCTCGCCGAAGCATCCGACCCGGTGTTCGTGACGCCCGCGACCAGCGACCTCGACGAAGCGGCCGACTGGTTCACGCGGTTCGAGGGCGCAGGACTCGACGGGGTCGTGGCCAAGCCGCTCGACGGCACGTATCAGCCCGACAAGCGGACCATGTTCAAGATCAAGCACGAGCGCACCGCGGATTGCGTGCTCGCCGGGTTCCGCTGGCACAAGTCGGGCGACGTCGTCGGCTCGCTGCTGCTCGGGCTCTACGGCGACGACGGTCGACTGCACCACGTGGGCGTCGCCGCGTCGTTCCCGATGGCGAAGCGGAAGGCGCTCGTCGACGAACTCGAGCCGCTGATCGCGACCGACCTGTCGTCGCACCCGTGGGGCGAATGGGCCGACCAGGAGGCGCACGCGTCGACGCGCATGCCCGGTGCGGTCAGCCGGTGGAGCGCCGGCAAGAACCTCTCCTTCGTGCCGCTCCGGCCCGAGCGCGTGCTCGAGGTCGCGTACGACCACATGGAGGGCGACCGATTCCGGCATACGGCGCAGTTCCGCCGGTGGCGGACCGACCGCGACCCCGAGACCTGCACCTACGAGCAGCTCGAGCAGCCCACCGACGTCGACCTCGGCGCGATCCTGCCGCTCGGCGGGCGTTAG
- a CDS encoding Lrp/AsnC family transcriptional regulator encodes MTDGPKISAPQLSAPEPSPPEPSAAPALLDEVDRRIIALLHENARLPNVELARSVGISPSTCLARVRSLRERGVIVRYTAEINPVALGFTLQALVSVRIRPGARHLMEQISDELRREPEVAQLFFLGGTEDFLIHVRVRDSEHVRQFVLKNLSANPAVALTETNLVFEHHSAGSAGLRAVL; translated from the coding sequence GTGACCGACGGACCGAAGATCAGCGCACCCCAGCTCAGCGCACCCGAGCCCAGCCCGCCCGAGCCCAGCGCGGCGCCCGCGCTCCTCGACGAGGTTGACCGGCGCATCATCGCCCTGCTCCACGAGAACGCCCGCCTCCCCAACGTCGAGCTCGCACGCTCGGTGGGCATCTCGCCGTCGACGTGTCTCGCCCGCGTGCGTTCGCTGCGCGAGCGCGGCGTGATCGTGCGCTACACCGCCGAGATCAATCCGGTCGCCCTCGGCTTCACGCTGCAGGCGCTGGTGAGCGTGCGCATCAGGCCGGGCGCACGGCACCTGATGGAGCAGATCTCCGACGAGCTGCGCCGTGAGCCCGAGGTCGCGCAGCTGTTCTTCCTCGGCGGCACCGAGGACTTCCTGATCCATGTGCGCGTGCGCGACAGCGAGCACGTGCGGCAGTTCGTGCTCAAGAACCTGTCGGCGAACCCGGCGGTCGCGCTCACCGAGACCAACCTGGTGTTCGAGCATCACTCGGCCGGGTCGGCCGGGCTCCGCGCCGTGCTCTGA
- the ald gene encoding alanine dehydrogenase, with product MRIGVPAEIKNNEFRVAMTPAGAHALAQRGHAVEIQAGAGTGAGYTDAEYREAGATIVATADEAWANELVLKVKEPIEAEYGFLREDLTLFTYLHLAADLPLTRAILESGVTAIAYETVQLADRSLPLLTPMSEVAGRLAPQVGAASLLASKGGRGVLLAGVPGTSPAKVVVIGGGVAGEQAAATALGLGADVTVFDISLPKLRELDARYDHRIKTLASSPYEIARQVKDADLVVGAVLVPGAAAPKVVTDEMVASMKPGAVLVDIAIDQGGCFEGSRPTTHAEPTYPVHDAIFYCVANMPGAVPATSTPALTNATLPYATKIADLGWQAALAEDAALAKGLNATGGRLTNEGVAKAHGLELASA from the coding sequence ATGCGCATCGGCGTGCCAGCTGAGATCAAGAACAACGAGTTCCGCGTCGCGATGACGCCCGCGGGCGCGCACGCGCTGGCCCAGCGCGGTCACGCCGTCGAGATCCAGGCGGGTGCGGGCACCGGCGCCGGGTACACCGACGCCGAGTACCGCGAGGCGGGCGCGACCATCGTCGCGACCGCGGACGAGGCCTGGGCGAACGAGCTCGTCCTGAAGGTCAAGGAGCCGATCGAGGCCGAGTACGGCTTCCTCCGCGAAGACCTCACCCTCTTCACCTACCTCCACCTCGCGGCCGACCTGCCGCTCACGCGTGCGATCCTCGAGTCGGGTGTCACCGCGATCGCCTACGAGACCGTGCAGCTCGCCGACCGGTCGCTGCCCCTGCTCACCCCCATGAGCGAGGTCGCAGGCCGGCTCGCACCGCAGGTCGGCGCCGCGTCGTTGCTCGCCTCCAAGGGTGGCCGCGGCGTGCTGCTCGCGGGCGTGCCCGGCACCTCACCCGCGAAGGTCGTCGTCATCGGCGGCGGCGTCGCGGGCGAGCAGGCCGCCGCGACCGCCCTCGGCCTCGGCGCCGACGTCACGGTCTTCGACATCTCGCTGCCCAAGCTCCGCGAGCTCGACGCCCGCTACGACCACCGCATCAAGACGCTCGCATCGAGCCCGTACGAGATCGCGCGCCAGGTCAAGGACGCCGACCTCGTCGTCGGCGCGGTGCTCGTGCCGGGCGCCGCCGCGCCCAAGGTCGTCACCGACGAGATGGTCGCCTCCATGAAGCCGGGCGCGGTGCTCGTCGACATCGCGATCGACCAGGGCGGATGCTTCGAGGGCTCACGTCCGACCACGCATGCCGAGCCGACCTACCCGGTGCACGATGCCATCTTCTACTGCGTGGCCAACATGCCCGGTGCGGTGCCCGCCACCTCGACACCGGCGCTCACCAACGCCACGCTGCCGTATGCGACGAAGATCGCCGACCTCGGCTGGCAGGCCGCGCTCGCCGAAGACGCCGCGCTCGCGAAGGGCCTGAACGCGACGGGCGGACGCCTCACGAACGAGGGCGTGGCCAAGGCACACGGCCTCGAGCTCGCGAGCGCGTAG